The sequence TTGGGTCGTTCACGATTTCATCGTGGTTCTTACCGACCAATTGGAAGACGGAGGAATCTTGGTTCTCGAAAATCTCTTGAGACTTCACGACTGGAGAAGCGTCACCTTTCAAGAAGTCCTTGACCAAGGATTCGATAGATTTAGATTCCAATACGATCTTGTCGGTCAATTCGTCGAAAGCCTCTTCAGAAAGTTGAGGCAAACCGTATTTCAAGTCCTCAGTCATATCGTGGATGGCAAATAGAGGGAATTGTTCCTTCATGTTCAGGTTACCGGCGTGTCTGCCGAACTTTCTGGCATCGATGCTAACAAAGTTCATTAGACCCCTGTTGTTCTTGGCCAATTCGGTGAAGATAGGTCTgtattcttccaattcttcGTCGTCGTTGTAAAACAAGTAGCCTAGAGGCAAACCACTTTCGACGTATTGGGCGAACACGGAGCCGTCAATTTCACCAAAGTAGGGCAAGGCTTCCACTTGTAACCATTTTTCGAAAATATCTGCGTCAGCGATGTCGGCTTGCTTACCATTGTATACTACAGGCTCATCCATGGCGGAGGGCAAATAGATGGAAAGTTTGAAATCATCGTCTGCGTTTTCAGCGGAAACGAAGTCATAGTCGTTGAAGTGCTTGTTTGCTATGGAGTAGAAAGTGGCATTGAAGTCGGCGTCAATCTTACCGGATTGAACGATAACTGGAGTGACGAAAGTCTCATTACCAAGGAAAGCTGGTAGATCAGCGACAACGGCGACGGCCGGTTGGCTTTGCTTGATCATGAATTGAACAATGGCCTCGGCAGTTCTAGGTCCCTCGTAATCGACCGAGTTGTTGACATCGCTGTTCttaaaaatcttcaaacTTGGGAACCCTGGAATGTTGTGTTCCATACACAGATCCTGGTTTTCAGTACAGTCGATTTGAGCCAAAGTGATATTTTTCTCAACCAAAGTCTCGGCGGCTTTAACGTATTCAGGAGCCATATTCTTACAATGACCACACCATGGAGCAAAAAATTCTGCAAGGACCAAGTCGTGCGACTGAATGTACTCATTGAAGGAGTCGGTGGCCAACTTAACGACAGCAGAGTCTTCAGGGGCCACAGCCTCTTGTTGGGCAGAAACAGAGGCGGCGAGCAGCAGGGAGGACCATGACAGGATGGCACCGGCAGAAAACTTCATAACGGAATAGATGgatgtttttctttatgtAGAGCTTAACAGCTTTGAAATTACCAACTGGATATACTGTTTGCAACAAGAAACGCGTATGCAAacatgtatatatatatgcatacagatttttttcgttttgtTGTGGTTGTAACAGCGCAACAAAACCTACACGGTGgcaaattggaaaaagagACTAGTGAgaggaaaggaaaaaaagaggcgCCGCCCGATAGGGTAATAGAGTATCACGTGAAATCCAAATGAGTTCCAGGGCACGTGCTCGGAAAGGTTCGTCGCtccgaaaaaaaagaagaaaaaaattagacGCGGCGCTTGCACCCCGCATTATAAGTGGTGTGCCGACGGACGGTGCCCCTTTCCAGGGGGGCCTCCATCTTAAGCGTGGTGTCACACCACGCTCAAACGGTGGctaataatgaaaacgCGCCCATATAAATATCCGCTCTCAATACAACCCCCAGCACCCCCCTCCCAGTGTACAACTCAGCTCCCATAAACCACAACACCACTACTAATACAACGCTATAATACATAAGATGTCCTTTGACGACTTACACAAAGCAACCGAGAGAGCGGTCATCCAGGCCGTGGACCAGATCTGCGACGATTTCGAGGTCACGCCCGAGAAACTAGACGAATTAACCGCCTACTTCATCGAACAAATGGAAAAAGGTCTAGCTCCACCAAAGGAAGGCCATACACTGGCCTCGGACAAGGGTCTTCCCATGATTCCGGCATTCGTCACCGGCTCACCCAACGGAACCGAGCGTGGTGTTCTACTAGCCGCCGACCTGGGTGGTACCAATTTCCGTATTTGTTCTGTTAACTTGCACGGGGATCATACTTTCTCTATGGAACAAATGAAGTCAAAAATTCCGGATGATTTGCTAGACGATGAGAACGTCACATCTGACGACTTGTTTGGTTTTCTAGCACGTCGTACATTGGCATTCATGAAGAAGTACCACCCGGACGAACTTGCTAAGGGCAAAGACGCCAATCCTATGAGGCTGGGTTTCACTTTCTCGTACCCTGTAGACCAGACATCTCTAAACTCCGGGACACTGATCCGTTGGACCAAGGGTTTCCGAATCGCGGACACCGTCGGAAAGGATGTGGTGCAATTGTACCAGGAGCAATTACGCGCTCAGGGTATGCCTATGGTCAAGGTTGTTGCGTTGACCAACGATACCGTCGGGACATACCTATCGCATTGCTACACATCCGATAACACGGACTCGATGACCTCCGGGGAAATCTCGGAGCCGGTAATCGGGTGTATTTTCGGTACCGGTACCAATGGGTGTTACATGGAGGAGATCAATAAAATTACGAAGTTACCACAAGAACTGCGTGATAAGTTGATAAAAGAGGGTAAGACGCATATGATTATCAATGTCGAATGGGGGTCCTTTGATAATGAGCTCAAGCACTTACCTACTACTAAGTATGACGTTGTAATTGACCAAAAATTGTCAACGAACCCGGGATTCCATTTGTTTGAGAAACGTGTCTCCGGGATGTTCTTGGGTGAGGTGTTGCGTAATATTCTAGTGGACTTGCACTCACAAGGGCTGCTTTTGCAACAGTACCGGACCAAGGAACAGTTACCTCGCCACTTGACTACACCTTTCCAGTTGTCGTCCGAAGTGCTATCACATATTGAGATTGACGACTCGACGGGTCTACGTGAAACAGAGTTGTCATTGTTACAAAGTCTCAGACTGCCTACTACTCCAACAGAGCGTGttcaaatccaaaaattggtGCGCGCGATTTCTAGGAGATCTGCGTATTTAGCCGCCGTGCCGCTTGCCGCCATTTTGATCAAGACAAATGCTTTGAACAAAAGATACCATGGTGAAGTGGAGATTGGTTGTGATGGTTCCGTCGTGGAGTACTATCCTGGTTTCAGATCCATGCTGAGACACGCGTTAGCCTTGTCACCTTTGGGTGCCGAGGGTGAGAGGAAAGTTCACTTGAAAATTGCTAAGGATGGCTCCGGTGTAGGTGCCGCCTTGTGTGCACTAGTTGCATGatctttttccaatttttttttaccttctcttttttatcatttttcggtagatatatatacatatacaatatttgtatatgttatgtatgtatgtatgaTTTTCTCACATTAATGAACAATATCATCAGAAACGGGCTTTTGCTTTTTAAGGGAAATTAAAGAACAATGAATGATTTCCTAGGTTTTCCTTTATCGTTGTTACGAGTTACGTATCTAGCATTTTCAAGGCGGTACTACACCAAGCTTACAGCATGTCACATACTAATAAGATCGCCTACGTATTGAACAATGACACGGAGGAAACCAGCTTACCCTCTTCCGTTGGCTGTTTTGACAAGAAACAGCTCACTAAGCTGCT comes from Saccharomyces paradoxus chromosome III, complete sequence and encodes:
- the PDI1 gene encoding protein disulfide isomerase PDI1 (Protein disulfide isomerase~similar to YCL043C); amino-acid sequence: MKFSAGAILSWSSLLLAASVSAQQEAVAPEDSAVVKLATDSFNEYIQSHDLVLAEFFAPWCGHCKNMAPEYVKAAETLVEKNITLAQIDCTENQDLCMEHNIPGFPSLKIFKNSDVNNSVDYEGPRTAEAIVQFMIKQSQPAVAVVADLPAFLGNETFVTPVIVQSGKIDADFNATFYSIANKHFNDYDFVSAENADDDFKLSIYLPSAMDEPVVYNGKQADIADADIFEKWLQVEALPYFGEIDGSVFAQYVESGLPLGYLFYNDDEELEEYRPIFTELAKNNRGLMNFVSIDARKFGRHAGNLNMKEQFPLFAIHDMTEDLKYGLPQLSEEAFDELTDKIVLESKSIESLVKDFLKGDASPVVKSQEIFENQDSSVFQLVGKNHDEIVNDPKKDVLVLYYAPWCGHCKRLAPTYQDLADTYANATSDVLIAKLDHTENDVRGVVIEGYPTIVLYPGGKKAESVVYRGSRSLDSLFDFIKENGHFDIDGKTLYEEAQEKAAEDAEAEADAAELADEEDAVHDEL
- the GLK1 gene encoding glucokinase (Glucokinase~similar to YCL040W): MSFDDLHKATERAVIQAVDQICDDFEVTPEKLDELTAYFIEQMEKGLAPPKEGHTLASDKGLPMIPAFVTGSPNGTERGVLLAADLGGTNFRICSVNLHGDHTFSMEQMKSKIPDDLLDDENVTSDDLFGFLARRTLAFMKKYHPDELAKGKDANPMRLGFTFSYPVDQTSLNSGTLIRWTKGFRIADTVGKDVVQLYQEQLRAQGMPMVKVVALTNDTVGTYLSHCYTSDNTDSMTSGEISEPVIGCIFGTGTNGCYMEEINKITKLPQELRDKLIKEGKTHMIINVEWGSFDNELKHLPTTKYDVVIDQKLSTNPGFHLFEKRVSGMFLGEVLRNILVDLHSQGLLLQQYRTKEQLPRHLTTPFQLSSEVLSHIEIDDSTGLRETELSLLQSLRLPTTPTERVQIQKLVRAISRRSAYLAAVPLAAILIKTNALNKRYHGEVEIGCDGSVVEYYPGFRSMLRHALALSPLGAEGERKVHLKIAKDGSGVGAALCALVA